GTCAACAATTGCAGTTTACATCATATAATAATCcaagacatcaacaaacatACGAATAAATGCATAGAGCTATTTGCAGTTTTTGATCACCCTATGttggaaaaaataaaactcCCTAAACGTtggataaaatttaataattaaattcacCATGAGTCTCTCACCCTAAGAAGATGTAGGGGAAAGACGAGAATCAAGGACCCCAACGACAAGCAAGCTGAAAAATCAATTTGAGGTGGGCCTTTAGTCATTTCTAAAGTCCGTTAGAAGTAAATCATGGTTTTGTTTGCACTCAGGAAATAGGTATTCATTATGATGGGAAAGGATAGAAGTTGATAGCATTCAAACAGAAAAACAAACATGCGCTAAGTAACTCCAGCTTAACAGTCTCACACAGTTGAATCTCCTTTAGGATCCTTTGCACCAAGATATGCAACAAAGGCAATAAAATAGcagaaagagagaagaaaaataatgGTTGAAAACTGGTTCTGAAATACCAGAAAAGGAGGAAATTGATGATTGCTAGCAGCTATACTTGAATGATATAGCAGCAATAACCTAACATTTGAATTATTGTCATCATGGAATATATGTTACATCCTACAAATTCATGATGTGTTTTACCATAACTTTGTATACAAACCTAATATAATATGTTGGATTTGATACTATTGGGTTTATAAACCCTCAACGCGAATAATATGCTACTATGATCAATATTGATGTTAACATATACAAAAGGATAGAAGCACAATTTGGTTTTGCTTATGGCTCATGacattttagattttaaaacaaataaaacatgTACCTAAAAGATAATGAACAACTACGACGATAGAATTGATTACTTACGATTGGTTAGTGTGTTAGTTGTAAAAGACTAGCAAACACTAAACAAAGCTATAATTTAATTGTCCCATTATCAAACTCAAGAAATATGGTAAGACATGCCACACTACGTTTGATAGCAGAGAAATATTCAAACAGAACAgtgaagcaaaaataaaaaggagaaTAAAATAAGATACACTTGGCCAAATCTTAAAATAACACAACTGATAGCTAAATTAAAATGTATAAGAAcaatatccaaggagagttaaAGGAACCACTGCAAAAATTGAccaaattgtaaaaaaagaacCTATTCATCAAACAAGCCAAAACCCATTTCCTCGTcactctcttcttcttcttttggctCTTCCtatatcacatgaaaaaaaattgaaattagacaACCATCAACATATAAGGCAGAATTCGACAAAAGGCAGaagatataaaaatatttgacttaTGAAATACCTTCTTCTCAGCAGCTGCAGGAGCAGCTGCTGCTGCAGCAGCTGGAGCTGCAGCAACAGCTACggcaccaccaccaccgccaGCAGCATTGGCAATCAAATCCCTAATATTCTTCTTCTCAGCAAGTTTAGCAAATAAGGCGGGCCAAAAGGATTCAACTTCTACCTTTGCACTTTTCAACAAACTTGTGATGTTGTCAGCCTATATATATTATCAACAAAGTCAAGGTTCAACACAATGTCCAATTTAtttacattaaatatataaaaattatattacaaaaattgaaaaatctgGTCACACTTGCTGAGTATTAAAACCGATCTTAACACAAAATAACACGAATTGTAAAGGGATTTAGTTAAGTCAGAAAATAAGCTAAAATTATGAATTAAATGGAAAAAGTAAGGAGATGAAGAAGCATACAGTTGCGGGAATGTTATCATCTTCAAGGATGAGAAGGGCGTATGAGCAAGCAGTCTCTCCAATCGACATTTTGACACTACAAATCAAACACGATAAAAGGCCAATCAAGATCAAGATGGAATGATGTTTTgttattcaaataaaataaacagaaTAATGATCTACAAAACGAAGGAGTGTAACCTGAAATGGAAGGAAACGAGATCGGAGACGACCAAAGAGTGAGAGATAATAGCTCCGCAGCGCCGTAAATGTATTCTCAAATTAGGGTTTCAGGGTTTAAAAGGTATAATGGTAGCTATTGGGCCTTATAATTAATTTGGCCCATTTCAGAACCACACTTACAGACCCATATCGATATGAAAAATTCTCTATCCTCCCCCcgc
This genomic interval from Trifolium pratense cultivar HEN17-A07 linkage group LG6, ARS_RC_1.1, whole genome shotgun sequence contains the following:
- the LOC123889531 gene encoding 60S acidic ribosomal protein P1-2-like, which encodes MSIGETACSYALLILEDDNIPATADNITSLLKSAKVEVESFWPALFAKLAEKKNIRDLIANAAGGGGGAVAVAAAPAAAAAAAPAAAEKKEEPKEEEESDEEMGFGLFDE